The genomic stretch GACTGTATCCGAGGCAGCTCTTGGCGACAGCATTGATATCAACGGCGCGTGTCAGACTGCAATGAACATCTCCGGTGACGCTTTCAGCGTCGACACAGTTCCGGAGACACTCAAAAAAACTACACTGGGTGAGCTAAGAATAGGCAGTCGAGTCAATCTCGAACAGGCGGTGAAAGCGTCTGATCGACTCGGCGGGCACATCGTCTCCGGTCACATAGACTGCGTCGGTACCGTCGTTCGTGCACGCAAGCTGCCAACCGCGATCGAATTAGCGGTGTCATTCCCCGAAGAATTCGCGGATCTGGTCGTACCGCAGGGTTCGATTGCGATCGACGGAGTCAGCCT from Candidatus Zixiibacteriota bacterium encodes the following:
- a CDS encoding riboflavin synthase; translation: MFTGLVTEIGTIQSTHRTSSGLRLVVRAPKTVSEAALGDSIDINGACQTAMNISGDAFSVDTVPETLKKTTLGELRIGSRVNLEQAVKASDRLGGHIVSGHIDCVGTVVRARKLPTAIELAVSFPEEFADLVVPQGSIAIDGVSLTVAALKKTECTVAIIPTTWEMTTLSDLKSGSRINLEFDVMGKYIVNYLRRRNATSGIDENKLRELGY